In Solanum lycopersicum chromosome 5, SLM_r2.1, the following are encoded in one genomic region:
- the LOC138348909 gene encoding uncharacterized protein, protein MSYADGLIRGCMPEIEILSVLEVCHSLTVGRNYSGIRTANKIFQCGYYCPTIHQDAHEFVKECGRCQIDGGISRKQELSLNLIIVIELFDVWGIYFMGPFVSSHGMKYVVVAINYVSRCLEAITLANNEGKTVTMLRLFLGKLKSKWIAPYLITQLFPHGAVELENKECVRFKVNRQRIKFYTGYAETANEVMEAYNLYEV, encoded by the exons ATGAGTTACGCCGATGGCCTTATTCGGGGTTGTATGCCGGAAATTGAGAttttgagtgttttggaggTATGCCATTCTTTGACTGTAGGTAGGAATTATAGTGGTATACGGACTGCTAACAAGATCTTTCAATGTGGCTACTATTGTccaaccatccaccaagatgctcatgagtttgtcAAGGAATGTGGTAGATGCCAAATAGATGGTGGCATTTCGAGAAAGCAAGAGCTCTCTTTAAATCTGATTATTGTGATTGAattgtttgatgtgtggggcatttactttatgggcccttttgtgagttctcatgggatgaagtatgTTGTTGTGGCAATCAATTATGTGTCAAGATGTCTAGAAGCTATCACACTtgcaaataatgaagggaagacTGTCACCAT gttgcgcttgtttttgggaaaactcaagtccaaatggattgCTCCCTATTTgatcacccaactattccctcatggtgcagttgagttggagaacaaggagTGTGTGAGGTTCAAGGTAAACAGGCAGCGAATCAAATTCTATACAGGGTATGCTGAAACGGCTAATGAAGTGATGGAGGCATACAATCTTTATGAAGTATGA